The Ananas comosus cultivar F153 linkage group 4, ASM154086v1, whole genome shotgun sequence region TGGATGAAGATGAGAACAAAGCTTTCCATATGATTATGAAAAAGGATTGATTTTTAGAATGGTTTTTGCTTTTTTGGGGAACTACTGTGACATTGTCTATGAGCAAGAAACTGCCGTAACTTCTTTTCTGTAAAAATTGATGGTACAGTCAATAGGAGGTCAAATCTAACTTATGTTTTAATGTAGGtacaaatatacaaaatttgctAGGGTATAATGCATTTTGAGATTGGTGCCTACccctaaaaattttgattttactatccgaACTGTCATGCTTTGTATTGCAGTAAATTTCTCCAAGTTTTATTGCAACTTACTGGCTTTCCCCTAAAAAGCCTATAGTGTCCCATCAAatcacaaaataatattttattagaatatGTTATAAGGAAAATACTAGTACATCCCAAAAGGAGGCAGTAGATTTTACATCCTCCattctataatttataaaatctcaaataatttttaataaaaatataaaagattgaTGTGATAAGTATTGAAATGATAACTCTTTGAATGAAGAGGATGTAAAATATacactttattttgaaatatactaGTAAGAAACTAATAATTTATATCATCAGAATAGCTTTTATCACCACCACTTGATGCCTTCCATTGTCTTTACAAAGCAAATTTTCTTTCAGATAAATACTACCTGCAATCTTGATAGAGAGCAATCTACtcgttttattttaaatcaaacatATGACGCAATAATACCATTCACAGCAGGAACAATCCTACAGCTTCAAGAatgaattaaaacttaaaagggGAGCTGCATACACAACCTTATGTGATAGATATTAGAAGCGAAGTGACAGAAGCATTAATAAAAACTTATATGGCACTGCCCAAAAGCTCTTCATCATTCATATCCGTAATTGGATAAAGCACCTTCGAACCAACATTATTACGATTTATCGCCTGGAACAAGaataaaatacaaagaaaaatcTTCTTTAATTAGATAACAGAGGCCATTCCGTATTGACAGATTCAGGCAAGCAGCGAAAGCTGCATGGTTGGACCGGGCAAGGATGTGTTGTGCAGTATAAAATTCGGGTAACCTATGCGATAGCGAGGAAAGATACAGCTTCTACATGGGTTCTCAGATTGCTTTGCTTTCATTAAGCCTTTGGAAAAAGGACTTGGCCGCTTCGTAAGTGGACCAGCAAATGGCGGCAGCAGGTGCATGGAAGAGCATCCTGGGCTTCCACCCCCTCATGAGCCCGGCATATCCGTCGCGCTTCACAATAGCTCGTGTAACCTCTCCAATGGAGCTGCTAGAAAATCTGTCGCAACCGCACACACCCTGAAAAATAAACAGACACCCTGATTTTACTATTGAAAGCACCAGAAGAAGACAGAATAGGATGACTTTGGAGAAGCATACATACAGCTCTGACAAAACCTTAACAATGATTCCCTACACCTTGTATGAATTTTCACAAATAAAGAGAAAGGGTCATGATAAATTCCTTGAGTCTTTAAGTCTGGAGTCTATGTGAGAGCACTTTCCATTTTTCACCTCATCCAACAGATAAGAACCATTCATCtttattaaagagaaaaaaagaataccTTAACATATATAACTTTGATGCAGGAGACAATActctttactctcttttttatttaaaattaaatgccATAGGAAGAAGTTTTATCTCATAATAAGAAGTGCCACATTTCATTGCAAGTAactaaaaagagaaaggagaggtATATCTTCTCCAACCTAACCATATGCCAGTCACAGAATTTAGCATCTCGGGAACAGAAGTCCGGAGTCTAAAATCACTCCAAGTGCGAATATGGTTCGGAGGTTAGCGGTCAAACAACAAATTCTTTAGCACATAGTGCATGTCCATATCTCTCGGAGTCGGAAACCACATGATATAGAATATACACACAAGAAACAAACAATAAATAGCAATCAATCATAGCGAAAGTGAACATCCATACAGTTGAGAAGAAAATTTACTGTGCAGTAATATACGGCCCTGTCAACCGATCGGACAGCCATCCAAAAGCCCAGAAATTTTTAGAGAATGAATAGAGACCGAGTTCATGTTGGTCATGCTGCTTCATGCCTGTAGGCATTAGACTTGGAAGCCTCGTCTCATTCAGATATTAGGTCTCTCGTTTATGGGTGCAAGATGCTTCAACTTGAAGACAAATCATCTATCCCTTTTGCTGCAAAAGATCATGCGCCAATGGTTACAGTTTTAGCCTATTGAATAGTAGCCATTAGTCCAATCCCTAGTGGTAGAAAAGCTACAGCCCCCCTCATCTAACTTGGAAGTCATTAGTTCAGTCTCTCATCTAAGTCTTTCATCTAAACCAAAAAAATCTCCTCGTAGTCCTTGCCGAACACCTATAATTTATAAGAAGGGCATTTCTTTGGGCCAGTTATCTTCTAAGAAGATTAGGACATTATGCAGTCCGCTGAAATTTAGCGTCAAAAGAGGGTTACTGGAtggaattttagaaagagaactCTAGAGACCAGCTGGTCTCAATGATATTGAGACATCAACTCTCTGTTTTCCAGAACAAATTTCCTCAAGTCACTGGATGAAGCTCAAGTTGTTCACAATGAACAGTAATATCTCTTAGCCTTTGTAAGGACAAGAGTATCAATTACGTATTAGCATggacaaataaacaaaaaagtgCTGCATaaaagaggattttttttttagtgaaaacAACTGATGTTTTAACTAAAACATCTGCACCTAAGAAAATGGATCTAACAATTCTTTCATGTGATTGAATAGTAGTAATGAATTTCTAAAACTGAAGATGATCTTGCAAATGTCACAAATAATGTGATGGATTACCGAACCTTCATGAATTTACCAGAAATTAAAGAGCACTTCCACCAAACAACTTTACATATTAAACAAACACCTGGAAGTATGGCACACCTTAAAACTCTGACATCTATTTCATGGAATCACTCCCAAAAGTGTGAAGATAAAGCAAATAGAGGGTAAAAACaagaataacaaaccaatcTTTAGAATAATATTGTTTCAAATCTTTACCTGGCACTGCAACTGCGTCTTCACCACATCGAGCGGTGTGGTAACAGCCGCAGCCAACGCCCCAGCGGCGGCCCCTGCGGTGGCGTGCACGACGAGCCGCTCATCATCCGCAGTATCCGGAGACACCTCCATCAACCCCCTCTTCGTAGCCTCGTACGTCGCAAAGTGCACGGCCGTGAAGGGCGCATTCATCACCACCGTCGTCCTGTACGAGGCGAAGAACGCCCTAATCCCCTCCTccctcaaaaccctaaccaCGCAATCCCCGACCCCCTTGTACGGACTACTCTTCAGCTGCAGCCGCTGCTTCACCGTGTCCATGGGGGTGAACACGGCGTCGCTGGCCACCGTAGCGAGCACCCCGGACGCGGCGTGGGCGGCGTGGTTGTTAGGGTTCCCCCGCGAGAGGAACTTCTTCGAGGACTCGTAGACGGAGAAGTACACGGCGTGGGCCGGCCCCGCGCCGAGCGCCATGGCGCCGAGGCCGCGGTAGAGCCCGAGGGCGCCCTCTGCGCGGATTACGCCGCCGAGGACCTGGCGTAGCCCGACAGGGGGGTAGCACAGCGGCGCCCCGGCCTGCATCCTGGTCTTAAGCGTGTCGACGGGGAACATCGCGGTGTGCTCCACCACCCCGGCGACCGATCCCGCCACCATATACTGCCAAAACATGAGCCCATCATGTGGCGCGGCGACGGtgacctcctcctccgccgccgccgccgccgccatggcggCGGGCGGAGGTAGGAGATGATCGGGCGCCGCGGGGCGATACTTGGGAGACGCGTCCGCCATGGGAGGAGCAAGGGTCTCAACTAGGGTTAGTGTTTAAAAACAGCTATAAAGAGAAAAGAGCCACatcggagggggagggggagggggagggggagggatcGGAGTTGTCGACTTGCGCTTCGACCTCTCGCTTTCTCGTCTGCGAGACCGACTCAAAACCCCTCCCTCCCAATCCGTTCGATAACTCCGAATTGGGGATTTTGGAGTTTTTCTACGACGACAGGGAAGGGTGTGAGGTGCCGCTTCAAGATTTGGTCGGACTCGCAATTTGTCAGCGAAGGCGGTGGAGGCGAATTCGTCTTCGATGTTACAGTGTATGTATATCGGGTTGCGAATATCGGAACAGGCTTCGGATACCGTGCGGACTCGTGCGGGCGCGCGCATCCACCGTTCGTTGCGCTCCGATGCATCTGCGCCGTTCCCGATGGATATCCGACGGTGGATCCGAGACGTCCGCACGCGAGACGATTCGGAGGGATTTTTTGGGGGCTCTCCAAGTAAATTGGGGGAGgatcaattttcaattttatacaAGCGGAGAGATAGTGCCACCTGTGAGATCCTCTTTGGGCCCACGTGTCACATTAATAACGTGATATGTGAGCGTTGCATTGTGGGCTAGATTTTGCACCGCGCCATAAATTGTTGAGTGTTGACCGTTAATAAGAGGGTAATTAAgattagaaaaacaaaaacgtAGTAAAGAAGGGATTTGATAcgcaatcaaataaaaaaaattaataattgacATTATTATAATTGGAATTTGGTGAGAATTGTATTACATTTGAACActctcataaatttttttttgtcatgttAGCAAAATACTACTACATATATTTACTTTTAGGagtagataataataatataatttagaagACAATAAACTACTATTTTGGGATAGTGTATAAGTcattaatgattcaaaatctTGCTTACATTTCCTTTCAAAAATGAACATAACATTATTCTTTTCTTAGATGATCATACAAAATAGAGCAAAGTTTATCTAACTCaaatataaagatcaataagTCACTGTGACAATCAATCATCTtgatttaacttaaatttgatgaatagaTCGATTCGTGCGccatattatttactattctttgCGACCAAATATAGTGCGTGACAAATCTCATCAAGAAAACAACTAATCATTGACAAATGAATTGTAAAGAGGCTATGGATGGCACTTGCAGAATAAAAGCAGCAAAAAAAATCTCGCCTATTCGCTTGTCTCCATCAAGCTCACTTCACTATTAGAGCAATTATACATATTCCATGGAGTAATGCTATGCGCATTTTAGAAGCTACTCTTTAATATCTTTAACGATCGATATATAGGAATGGAATATCTAAATatcaaagacaaaaaaaattaataaatttttatctgAAATGCTCATGCAGTGGTGCAGTAGTTGAATCCAACTAATTAATACTCAAAATTCGTAGACTTTTTTTTCTCGAGATGTAAATTTGATATGCATACAGAGAAAATAGTGTGCAATGAAAAATACAAGTACAGTTGTTGAAGATTAATTTAATTGTTTAAAGTGATTTCAATTGAGAAAGTATTATCTAGAATGTTGACTAATCCATGCAAATTATGTGATGGTGAAATTGAGGTGCATGTGTAAGAtaattttaagttgaatatattatttgtaaaatttttattggtgCATAGTAATATTTGGTTGAAGAATCATATTCCTAAATATGGATTGCTTATTATAGAAAAGACTTTTTCATGCCAATTGATGCATCATGTCTAAAATTCGttttagacaaaaaaaaaataaaataataatcacTCATAAGTCCCAAAATTCAAGTTTACTTTTGACTATTATCTTTTATCGATACTCTTTGTCTCCACTATCTCTACTTACGAATGTATTGCACGAGCAATCAGGAGCAGTGCTATGCATGCATAGATTTAGAAAATTTCTTCATTATTTGAAGGGAATaatatacataaaataattagaagttaagcgagtataaattttaaaaaataagggtAATGTTCTTTTTACATTAATTATCTTATCAATAAGTTTTCTCATTAGGGATTTGAATGGGCAAAATCTTGTTTATTTGCTAAGGAttctatttgtatatattttgacCTCCCTTGTATTCGAGGCATAAGCCAATTTCTTGCAGTTTTGTGTGCAAaacctttgtttttttctcgATAAACTGAAACTCATGCACATACAATGTCATTAGATGGTTAGCTGATCTTAACGGTCGTAACTTATCTTACCTAAAATAGATAACTTGATTGTCCCATGCACATAAAAATCTTGCACAGAAGCACTTATCTATTTGTCGATCTTATAAAGTCCACTGACCAGATAAAACTAGGGCTAAAATTGTGCCCACCATCTACATCACCCTGTGGATTCCACACGTTACCAAACGACCGATGTGATCGTTTTGTTGTTACTTGCTATTGGAAGAATAATACTCTCACGCCTCCTCCGTTCATTCTCCTTCCacaactttttcttttccgcaatGTCGACATATTTGTTCACTACTATCATCTAGGTGTGAGTTGCGAGCAAGTGTCATGATCATGCTTTACGTACACCTCTCGAGAACAGTAAAGGAAATTGAGAAAAAGACGAGCGCAGCTTGATAGAATAAGAAACTGTTTGGCTGTTTGCATTTCAAATTGCGTTACAAAATTGCAACTACATATAAACCGATCTTAAAATATTTGCTTGGTTTGCCGTAAGTATGTTTGCGTACCATAGTTGGAAATAGCTGCTACACATTGGTCTATACCAAATCAGACGTAGTTTGAAATGcagtagttaaaaaaaatatttttatgataacTTTAATATCTGTACTAAGTAAGGcaaaaaaaactacaaatatAGTTTTTAATTGCGAGGGACCaaatcaaaaaacaaaatgGTTTTGCTTACACTTGATGCCCTGGGGGACGTCCGAGAGCTTTGGTTCAAAGTAACCGAAACTCCCGATGCCACGGCCAGAACTAAAGGCTTAACCCTCCTGAtggcaatctggtgggtcgtcTGGACTGACAGAAATTCGACTATTTTTCAGGGCATTTCCCCCAACACCGTCCGATCAATTGATCGTGTGAAACTTTTGACTTCGGACTGGACCTCACTTCTTTGAGCTAgcccccctcccctcttctgctctccctctcttcttttatttctattttttgtttcttacttTATACTTTTTCTGTACTTTTTTTTGGACTCGAAGGCCTCAGCTGTCTCCATCTTGTACGCTTAATTCATCCGCTTTATGAATGAAGCATGTAGCTTgctacttatttctcaaaaagaaaaaattgcagTTGCATCGCTCTCAATTGCATACTGACAAATAATTAGATACAAAAATAGAACTACTTTATCTCTATCTCCTACAGTGAATGGTCCCTAAAGAGTAGATAAGTGAGCTCAATAATTGGAGGGGCAGTAGAGATTAAGCTATCACATGGAATCTACCAACAAAGTCAAGGAGTGTGTGCAATTGATTGAGGATTAGTGGAAAGGAGTTCCAAGTTGCGATAACGATTCTTCGGCTGGATCTTATATTTAcagaaaatagtatttgaagaGAATGAATACTCTTTTATCTAATTAGTGCTCTTATTTATGatcatcaaaatcaattaaaACAAATGCGAGCACTTTttgtatactttttttttggttagaaataaatttatttgatggTTGAGACTTGAGAATCTCGGAGATTAAAAGTCCATATATTAAAAAAGTCACATTGCTGATGTGGTACCTTCAACGAATCAAAATGTACTCCTAAGGTTTATCCATCTTTatgtttagaaaaatatttttattatatttttatttttaaaaaagagatatGGATAAGTGGTTAAATAATATGGTGTGACTGCTATGTAGTAGACTTTCtctcatattttatatttttaagtcttttttttcacttttgaaATAGCAAGCAAACTTTTTTTTGAACCCAGAATATTTcgtacaaataataataaggatTTTTTAAAGGTTCGTATACAAATACAATCTTTAAAGATCATGTgcttagggctggcaaacgagcgagccggctcgcgttcgactcgtgttcggctcgatatttggatcgctcgagctcgactcgaaattaaatgagccgagcttgaacaaaataaaaggctcgaaattcatttcaagccgagcttgagtattactcggctcgttcgaattaggctcgaaaagctcgaaagctcgaaaatatatatatatatatatatataaaatgtattttaattatata contains the following coding sequences:
- the LOC109709543 gene encoding mitoferrin-like, with protein sequence MADASPKYRPAAPDHLLPPPAAMAAAAAAEEEVTVAAPHDGLMFWQYMVAGSVAGVVEHTAMFPVDTLKTRMQAGAPLCYPPVGLRQVLGGVIRAEGALGLYRGLGAMALGAGPAHAVYFSVYESSKKFLSRGNPNNHAAHAASGVLATVASDAVFTPMDTVKQRLQLKSSPYKGVGDCVVRVLREEGIRAFFASYRTTVVMNAPFTAVHFATYEATKRGLMEVSPDTADDERLVVHATAGAAAGALAAAVTTPLDVVKTQLQCQGVCGCDRFSSSSIGEVTRAIVKRDGYAGLMRGWKPRMLFHAPAAAICWSTYEAAKSFFQRLNESKAI